The following are encoded together in the Nocardioides thalensis genome:
- a CDS encoding response regulator, whose protein sequence is MIRVVLVDDQSLIRTGIRALLDAEDDITVVGEGTTGVEGVALATELRPDIVLMDVQMPEMDGIEATRQITGDDRLDGVHVVMLTNYGLDEYVFNALRAGASGFVVKDTEPEELIQALHVTVRGDALLSPAVTRRLISEFVSRPADVLPDADLGRLTNREREVVALVAHGLSNDEIAERMVLSPMTAKTHVSRAMTKLGARDRAQLVVLAYQSGLVSARAG, encoded by the coding sequence GTGATCCGCGTCGTCCTCGTCGACGACCAGTCCCTGATCCGGACCGGCATCCGCGCCCTCCTCGACGCCGAGGACGACATCACCGTGGTCGGCGAGGGCACCACCGGTGTCGAGGGCGTCGCCCTCGCGACCGAGCTGCGACCGGACATCGTGCTGATGGACGTGCAGATGCCCGAGATGGACGGGATCGAGGCGACCCGGCAGATCACCGGGGACGACCGTCTCGACGGCGTCCACGTCGTGATGCTGACCAACTACGGCCTCGACGAGTACGTCTTCAACGCGCTCCGCGCCGGCGCGTCCGGCTTCGTCGTGAAGGACACCGAGCCGGAGGAGCTGATCCAGGCCCTCCACGTCACGGTGCGCGGCGACGCCCTGTTGTCCCCCGCGGTGACCCGCCGCCTCATCAGCGAGTTCGTCTCCCGCCCGGCCGACGTCCTGCCCGACGCCGACCTCGGCCGGCTGACCAACCGCGAGCGCGAGGTCGTCGCCCTCGTCGCCCACGGCCTGAGCAACGACGAGATCGCCGAGCGCATGGTGCTGAGCCCGATGACGGCGAAGACCCACGTCAGTCGCGCGATGACCAAGCTGGGCGCCCGCGACCGGGCCCAGCTCGTCGTGCTCGCCTACCAGTCGGGCCTGGTCTCCGCGCGCGCCGGCTGA